The Prevotella sp. oral taxon 299 str. F0039 genome has a segment encoding these proteins:
- a CDS encoding peptidoglycan DD-metalloendopeptidase family protein produces MTLKRTLKTLALGTLMLFSSNAIHAQDLLARQAPVDRKMKAVDTLVMRSIAIRENLQSPAAQLYDDWNNKFAHRQTALPDTFKINLRHFCMPTTSRVVTSNFGARWGRAHKGLDIKVYIGDTIRAAFSGKVRMVAYEGRGYGKYIVIRHSNGLETIYGHLSQQLVSENQDVKAGDVIGLGGNTGRSTGSHLHFETRLCGVALNPALLFDFKAQDVTGDYYVFNKSTYDSESEEATRLRGKIGNGGYSPADVRGEMAQAKTNEKKDNGDRSYHFVSSGETLYSIARRRGVTVDKLCELNNLKKNEHLRPGRVLRYS; encoded by the coding sequence ATGACTTTAAAAAGAACACTTAAAACCTTAGCTCTTGGAACGTTAATGCTTTTCTCTTCTAATGCCATTCACGCTCAAGATCTACTCGCAAGGCAAGCTCCTGTAGATCGAAAGATGAAGGCTGTAGATACACTTGTTATGAGAAGCATTGCAATAAGAGAAAATCTTCAATCACCAGCAGCGCAACTTTACGATGATTGGAACAACAAATTTGCTCATCGTCAGACTGCACTTCCAGACACTTTCAAAATAAATCTGCGTCATTTCTGTATGCCCACAACCAGTAGAGTCGTTACAAGTAACTTCGGAGCACGTTGGGGTCGTGCGCATAAAGGATTGGATATAAAAGTTTATATCGGTGATACTATCCGTGCAGCGTTTAGTGGTAAGGTGCGAATGGTGGCTTATGAAGGACGTGGTTATGGTAAATATATTGTCATTCGCCATTCAAATGGACTTGAAACAATATATGGTCACCTCTCACAACAATTGGTTTCAGAGAATCAAGACGTTAAAGCTGGAGACGTAATTGGGCTCGGTGGCAACACAGGACGTAGTACTGGATCGCACTTACACTTTGAAACTCGCCTCTGTGGAGTGGCACTTAACCCTGCACTTTTATTCGACTTTAAAGCTCAAGACGTAACAGGAGACTACTATGTGTTTAACAAAAGCACTTATGATAGCGAGTCGGAAGAAGCAACTAGGCTAAGAGGTAAGATTGGAAATGGTGGCTATTCGCCTGCAGATGTGCGTGGGGAAATGGCTCAAGCCAAAACAAATGAGAAAAAAGACAATGGAGATCGCAGCTATCACTTTGTGTCTTCAGGAGAAACTTTGTACTCAATTGCTCGCCGACGTGGCGTTACTGTTGACAAACTTTGTGAGCTAAACAACCTCAAAAAGAACGAACATTTGCGCCCAGGTCGTGTTCTTCGCTACTCATAA
- a CDS encoding glycosyltransferase family 2 protein: MISFSIITCTFNAQDVLQRTLDSVAQQTYKNIEHLIIDGVSHDETLSMAHAYEAKISSCSEPYSIKIVSERDKGLYDAMNKAIQLASNDYIVFMNAGDTFKDIDTLQTIALSVKEGELLPGVLYGDTDIVDMEGKFLRKRHLQTPQTLTSNSFKQGMLVCHQAFYALTSIAKTTPYDLQYRFSADVDWCIRIMKKSEQEHRALRNVHAIVANFLDGGLTTANHRASLKERFRVMCHHYGCVSTTFMHLWFAIRNVLKR; the protein is encoded by the coding sequence ATGATTAGCTTTTCTATCATCACTTGCACTTTTAATGCACAAGATGTGTTGCAAAGAACGCTCGATAGTGTGGCGCAACAGACATATAAAAACATCGAACACCTTATTATTGATGGGGTTTCTCATGACGAAACACTATCGATGGCACATGCTTATGAGGCGAAAATAAGTAGCTGTTCGGAGCCATATAGCATTAAAATCGTATCGGAAAGGGACAAAGGTTTATACGATGCGATGAATAAAGCGATTCAATTAGCGAGCAACGACTACATTGTTTTTATGAATGCGGGCGATACTTTCAAGGATATCGACACGCTTCAAACGATTGCTTTGTCGGTGAAAGAGGGAGAGTTGTTGCCAGGTGTGTTGTATGGCGACACGGATATTGTTGATATGGAGGGCAAGTTCTTGCGTAAACGCCATCTACAAACGCCTCAAACGCTCACTTCTAATTCGTTTAAACAGGGTATGTTGGTGTGTCATCAGGCTTTTTATGCGCTCACTTCAATTGCAAAAACCACTCCTTACGACTTGCAATATCGTTTCTCTGCTGACGTAGATTGGTGTATTCGTATCATGAAAAAGAGTGAACAGGAACATCGTGCGCTGCGCAATGTGCATGCAATTGTTGCTAACTTTCTAGATGGTGGCTTAACTACTGCTAACCATAGGGCATCATTAAAGGAGCGTTTCAGGGTGATGTGTCATCATTATGGATGTGTTTCTACTACCTTTATGCACCTTTGGTTTGCTATTCGAAACGTGTTAAAACGATAA
- a CDS encoding glycosyltransferase family 4 protein — protein MRILIINTSEKTGGAAVASNRLLSALNNNGVKAKMLVRNKETDHLSVVSLSQPLKQKWNFLWERFCIFLHLHLSKKGLFDIDIANTGCDITRTKEFLEADIIHLEWINQGMLSLKNIRKILESGKPVVWTMHDLWPATALCHYARGCIAFKTSCKRCQLLPHHGSMNDLSARIWAQKQKTYSKGRIHFVCCSNWLAQQAKQSGLLKGHSITSIPNPIDTHIFHPINKNEAREALSLPKDKHILLFVSQKVTNERKGVHHLINAIKELTALHPQLKNTLAVALMGGSADEVTSQLPVETFSLGYISDDKSLVNAYNAADLFVIPSLEDNLPNTIMEALACGVPCVGFNIGGIPEMINHKVNGYIALPKSAKSLAEGINWVLSHPNKNELAQQAVAKVNQNYSQQGVAMRYINLYNEALARKIYKL, from the coding sequence ATGCGCATTCTTATTATCAATACAAGTGAGAAGACAGGAGGTGCAGCTGTTGCCTCTAACAGATTGCTTTCGGCTCTGAACAACAACGGAGTGAAAGCTAAAATGTTGGTACGCAACAAAGAAACTGATCATCTTTCGGTTGTGAGTTTGTCTCAACCTCTAAAACAAAAGTGGAACTTTTTATGGGAAAGGTTCTGCATTTTTCTTCATCTCCACTTATCAAAAAAAGGCTTATTCGATATTGATATTGCCAATACAGGATGCGACATCACCCGCACTAAGGAGTTTTTAGAAGCCGACATCATTCATCTTGAATGGATTAACCAAGGTATGTTGTCGCTTAAAAACATTAGAAAGATTCTCGAAAGTGGCAAACCTGTGGTGTGGACAATGCACGATTTGTGGCCAGCAACGGCTCTTTGCCACTATGCCCGTGGGTGTATTGCATTTAAAACAAGTTGTAAGCGCTGCCAATTGTTGCCCCATCACGGATCTATGAACGACCTTTCGGCTCGCATCTGGGCGCAAAAGCAAAAGACTTACAGCAAGGGTAGAATTCATTTTGTGTGTTGTTCGAACTGGCTTGCACAACAAGCCAAGCAAAGTGGCTTACTAAAAGGGCACAGCATTACATCTATCCCCAATCCAATAGACACGCACATCTTTCATCCTATCAATAAAAATGAGGCTCGAGAAGCTCTTTCTCTCCCTAAAGATAAGCACATCTTGTTATTCGTTTCGCAAAAAGTAACAAACGAAAGAAAGGGTGTTCACCACCTCATCAACGCTATTAAGGAGCTAACAGCACTACATCCGCAGTTGAAAAACACGTTGGCTGTTGCGCTAATGGGCGGAAGTGCCGACGAAGTTACATCTCAATTGCCTGTTGAAACATTCTCTTTGGGCTATATCAGCGATGATAAATCGCTCGTAAACGCTTATAATGCAGCCGATTTGTTCGTTATTCCATCGTTAGAAGACAATCTTCCTAACACCATTATGGAGGCTTTGGCATGCGGAGTGCCTTGCGTTGGCTTTAATATTGGCGGTATTCCTGAGATGATCAACCACAAAGTGAATGGCTATATTGCTCTTCCTAAAAGCGCAAAGAGTCTTGCAGAGGGCATCAACTGGGTGCTTTCGCATCCCAACAAAAACGAGTTAGCACAACAAGCCGTAGCTAAAGTCAATCAAAACTACTCGCAACAGGGTGTCGCAATGCGCTATATCAACTTATATAATGAGGCTCTTGCTCGAAAAATTTACAAACTATGA
- a CDS encoding GH92 family glycosyl hydrolase: MLKTIFGSCAFAFALFAVAGHSNEAQASNKKDCYTQWVNPYIGTGGHGHVFLGANVPFGFVQLGPTQITRGWDWCSGYHYTDSVLRGFSHTHLSGTGVGDLGDVSLLPTYDSEAYTVKFSHDGEYVRPGYYTVRIGDSKILVELTATKRVGMHRYTFPLSNKEALVKINLAQGIGWDKMTECKFTQENSKVLTGYRHSTGWAKNQKMYFVAEFSQPIKLVKTEQDSVGVFSVGYNPQPLLVKVGLSAVSIDNAKANLKAEVPGWNFDEVVANADKSWNDELAKIDVTTSNADDKTVFYTSLYHSMFSPSVFNDVNGEYRGSDGKVYKDDFTNYTILSLWDTYRTWHPLATIIHPEKQKDFAKTFIKIFEQQGKLPVWHLVGNETDCMIGNPAIPVLADIVLKGFDVDKKAAYNAMKSSAMLNERSLDNLKKYGYIPWTSDSTNETVSKGLEYAIADASLAKVAKALGYKDDFKYFDKRGKSYIHYFDKKTNFMRAVADGKFREPFNPFSSSHRIDDYTEGNAWQYTWLVPQDVPGLIKLFGSKERFTNKLDSLFVVEGDLGKDASPDISGLIGQYAHGNEPSHHILYMYNYVGQNYKAAKGVREVMRTQYTNTFDGLSGNEDVGQMSAWYILSAMGMYQVDPADGRYWFGSPLFNKVDVNVGNGKTFTIVAHNNSDKNIYIKGIKLNGKTYKNWYIDYKDIMNGGTLEFFMSDKK; encoded by the coding sequence ATGTTGAAAACGATTTTTGGCTCGTGTGCTTTTGCTTTTGCCCTTTTTGCAGTGGCAGGACATAGCAATGAAGCACAAGCAAGTAACAAAAAAGACTGTTATACACAGTGGGTTAACCCTTATATCGGTACTGGTGGACACGGACATGTATTCTTAGGAGCTAACGTTCCCTTTGGTTTTGTGCAGCTAGGACCCACTCAAATAACACGAGGATGGGACTGGTGTTCGGGTTATCACTACACAGATTCTGTGTTAAGAGGTTTCTCTCATACCCATTTAAGTGGTACAGGAGTTGGTGATTTGGGTGATGTTTCGTTATTGCCAACCTACGATAGCGAAGCTTATACCGTGAAATTTTCTCATGATGGAGAGTATGTTCGCCCTGGATATTATACTGTTCGTATTGGAGATAGTAAGATCTTGGTAGAGTTAACTGCCACCAAACGCGTGGGAATGCATCGTTACACCTTCCCTTTGTCTAATAAAGAAGCTCTTGTTAAGATTAACCTTGCTCAAGGAATAGGCTGGGATAAGATGACAGAATGTAAGTTTACTCAAGAAAACAGTAAAGTGCTTACAGGTTATAGACATTCTACTGGCTGGGCAAAAAATCAAAAGATGTATTTTGTTGCAGAGTTTTCGCAACCTATTAAACTCGTAAAAACAGAGCAAGATAGCGTTGGTGTGTTCTCTGTTGGTTACAATCCACAACCTTTATTAGTAAAAGTTGGATTGTCTGCAGTGAGCATCGACAATGCAAAAGCAAACTTAAAGGCTGAAGTTCCTGGTTGGAATTTCGACGAAGTTGTTGCAAATGCAGATAAAAGTTGGAATGATGAACTTGCAAAGATAGATGTAACCACTTCTAATGCTGATGATAAAACAGTGTTCTATACTTCACTTTATCATTCAATGTTTTCGCCATCGGTATTTAATGATGTAAATGGTGAGTATCGAGGATCTGATGGAAAGGTTTATAAAGACGACTTTACTAACTACACTATCTTATCTCTTTGGGATACATATCGTACTTGGCATCCACTTGCAACAATTATTCATCCAGAGAAACAAAAAGATTTTGCTAAAACATTTATCAAGATTTTTGAGCAACAAGGTAAACTACCAGTGTGGCATCTCGTTGGAAATGAAACCGATTGTATGATTGGTAATCCAGCAATTCCAGTATTGGCAGATATTGTTTTGAAAGGTTTCGATGTTGATAAGAAAGCCGCTTATAATGCAATGAAATCTTCTGCAATGCTTAATGAGCGTTCTCTTGATAATCTAAAGAAATATGGTTATATACCCTGGACTAGTGATTCTACTAATGAAACCGTATCAAAAGGACTTGAATATGCTATTGCAGATGCTTCACTTGCTAAGGTTGCAAAGGCTTTAGGCTATAAAGACGACTTCAAATATTTCGATAAACGAGGTAAATCTTATATTCATTATTTTGATAAGAAAACCAACTTTATGCGTGCAGTGGCTGATGGTAAGTTTAGAGAACCATTTAATCCATTCTCATCAAGTCACAGAATAGATGATTATACTGAAGGAAATGCATGGCAATATACATGGCTTGTGCCTCAAGATGTGCCTGGATTGATTAAACTTTTTGGCTCGAAAGAACGCTTTACCAATAAACTCGATTCGCTATTTGTAGTAGAAGGTGATTTAGGTAAAGATGCTTCACCCGATATTTCAGGCTTAATTGGTCAATATGCGCACGGAAACGAACCAAGTCATCACATTCTTTACATGTATAACTATGTGGGTCAGAACTACAAAGCTGCAAAAGGTGTTCGTGAAGTGATGCGCACTCAATACACAAATACATTCGATGGATTGAGCGGAAACGAAGATGTTGGCCAGATGTCTGCATGGTATATTCTTTCAGCAATGGGTATGTATCAGGTTGATCCTGCTGATGGTCGCTACTGGTTCGGCTCTCCTTTGTTCAATAAAGTAGACGTAAACGTGGGCAATGGCAAAACATTCACCATCGTAGCGCATAACAATAGCGATAAAAATATTTATATCAAAGGTATAAAACTCAACGGAAAGACCTACAAAAACTGGTATATCGACTACAAAGATATTATGAATGGAGGTACACTTGAGTTCTTTATGAGCGATAAAAAATAA